GTTGATAGTGAGTGGGCTATACACAGTGCTTTGGGGGAACAGCAGAGAAACCAAACACAAGATTCAGATTCACACTCAGTTATCAGAAGAAATCACAAGAGATCCTCTTCAAGTTATTGTTATGTCCCCGCAGAAACAACAACAAAACTCATCATCAAATTCAGAATTGCCCTCCTCATAATAATGGGGGAAATAAAAGGCGTTACTCTTTAGTAGTATAGGTTGTGTTTTTGTATTCCCCTTTTAACTGGATAAtccttttacatttttttttggttcaTGGTTTTGGTGTTTCAAATATATTGCGATTAATGATCCCACTTCGATTTCTTGGGTGAGTTGCACTAATTTAATTCTTGATTTTTTAGTTGTTATAATTTggtcttttaaatttaaaaaggtgCACTAATGTaatctcttatgtattttttgttATCGGAGCTCAACGTTATTAGTGACGTGACTCAAACCTTACCACGCTGGACATATTAAAACGAAGTTGTATGTATTTTGATGCTAAAAAAGCCATTAAACAACGTCGGAGGTTATGACAAGGAATTAAGTTATGATAAAATTGTTCAAATCCTCATATTACGTCGTTTAATGCATTTTTTTAATGTCAAAACgcgtaaatattattttaatatgtcTAATGTGATAATGTTTGAGCTACGTTATTAATAGTATTGAATTCTAGTAATAGAAAATATAGGAACAATTACATTAgtacatttttttttgaatctgAGAGaccaaattattaattaaaaaatcaaaaattaaatcaatgCAACTCGCccatttcaaaaactaaaatagGATTTAACTCAACTCTCAAATCATAGAGTCATAGTAACTAGTAAGCAGAACATTATTGTACACTCTTACTTGTAGCACTTGTCAGCTATCTTGTGTGAAAATATATGAGAAATCATGGATTTATAACAGAAACAGATATGATTATGATacattaaaacaaaattcaatatcaaCAAAGTCTGGGTGGTGTAGTTGGTTATCACGCTAGTCTCACACACTAGAGGTCCCCGGTTCGAACCCGGGCTCAgacatttttctttctcttttaacCTTGGGGGATTTCTGTTATTTGAAATGAATATATACCATTCGAATACAAGAGTGGCCTGCCTTTAATCATGTTGTATAGACATGTCAATGCATATgcacaagaaagaaagaacaaagATAACATTGTATAGCACATATTATAATCTGAATGAGGGAGGGGACCAAAGGAACACACGTACGTACATTGTTGTGCAGTTTCTGGGAAGATTCAAGAAAGGTGTGAATGAGTTATGACCAGAAATCAGCACATACGATACGTATACGAATACAGATACGGGATAGGGCGGTGTCAAAGTCAGACTCTCAGGTAAATTATTAACTAATACTCATAATACAAACCATCCTTTTGACCCTTTGGGAAAAAAAATCATGACCCTCATCACCACACCACATACATATTAAcatatacatatttattttaattattcaatCAAAATTATTCTCTACAATTTATGCTTCATTCCCTCACTACTAGTTTATAGTAAATTTAGATTAACAGTATCTACCATATATCCCACTTAAATTCTCCATGCTTACTAGGTGTCATGTGTGAATAATAATGAACAataaattttagtgtacaagtaccactaattttagtatatagaTCCATCATAAAAAATTGTATACATTATTTACTATCAGGATATTTTCTAGACTAATTAATTGCACTGAAAAAATGGTGCAATAACAGTAATCAGTTTGACCATTTTAGCAAGGGATCCTggtttatttgctcttttttggATAGATTGCGTAAGTTTCAAgtaattgaataaataattatatatattctttttgttACAGATCGATATTATATTGTTCACAACTCAAAAATGTAACTATTAAGCAAAGTTtcactgaaataaaataataacaaatccAAAACCCGTTGGAGAACACCTCATCTTGCCCTCTAAGCAAGCATGTACTTTAGAACTTAAATTTTTAGATTACTACCAAATAATTGTCACtcaattaaaaatcacattGGTAACAATATTGGAATTCTGCACTCACTACTATGATGAAtacacaattaaaagaaaataggtGATTAGTTGACAATCATGCATAGCAGTTGTATGATTTGTTCTAAATTCTAATGATGGATAGTTAAAAAAGAAGTGCAGATCATTCATCTGAAAGAAGACAAGAGAAAAGTCAAATGGCATTTAATGCTGGACACcaactaaaaataatatgttCTACTATATTCTCTTTACAGTTCACAGTTGTAATCCAtaaataaatatgtatttttatatttcaaggaaaaataaaatttcatgcTCACTAGAAAAAGttgcataaaataaaatttatgataaattcatgCAATGTAAAGCCCAAAgatatatttttcaataaatttttttacattacATACTTTAACAAAGGCAAatctagaaaaagaaagaaaaggaaaattgaGAAGAGGTTTTGattaaacataaattattgaaaaccCTTTTGGTTGGTGAAGTAGATTTAATGCAGCTTTGGAGTCCGGGTATCTCAGAGACACAGAGCAAAGAGTCTTGAGAAGAAGACTTTAGCAGTAGCATCTTATTAATTTAATCTTAGCCTTCTTTTTAACACCAAACACACACATAAAAGGTTGAGTCTTTTTGCTTTATTGAATCTCTCTGATGCATAAAGGggacactttttttttttttctttatttgtattcAGCTGTAGATTTCATCTCTTGTTAAGTAGTGCTTGTGCTTCAGCTCCTCCAGATCTCTCCAATTTGGGTATGTTCTCCTTTGAGTTGCAACTTTGTTTTTGTTGATCTTGTACAAGTTTGCTGGGTTTGGGTTTTGAAGTAAAATGAAGGGCATGGAAATGGGTACAATCTTAAACAAGATTGtggttttttttaggttttcccCCTATTTTAAGTACCCAATTTCTGACATTTTCTTATGGTTTTGCAGTTAAAGGGTGGCTTGTGGTCTACTGGTCTAGCTTGGATTAGTTGTTAAGTTTTGAAAGTGAGTCTCTTTTCCCTTCTTTGTTTCACATGCCCTTTTCTTCTGCCTCTTCCTGATTTAGAAACTGCTTGTGGTTTGAGCTTAGGTAAGTAGAGAAGAGGAAAATTAAGATGAAAGGttctcattaattttttttatttttaactttttaaagtCCTGCATTAGACCTTTCCTGAATAATTGATCTTTTCTGCTTAGTATTTTATCCTGTGTAAAATGCATTTCGGAACTGAATTAGAATATATAAATAAACTTCTAAATGACACAAGTTTTGTAGCACTTTTGTTGCTCTATGTGCAGCCATTTTATCATCTTGTTAATGATAATACCCTTTTGGATTATCCTTTACAATGTCTGGTAATCATCAAATGTCAAACCTTGATTCCCTTGTTAACTAAACCAACTTCACAAATTTTGGATACTTGTGTGTTTTGATTTATCATTATGAACTTATGATTGTGTGGATGCTTAATATATAGTCAACCTCACTCAGTGGAACAAGACTTTGTATTTAATGAGTAATTGGTATAtggaaaagatgaagaataacaACAATGTTGATACATGGCAGTGTCACTGTTGAACCGAAACTTTCCTTTTATGGGTTTGACAGGTATATGCTCACAGTGGTCAGATATAGTCCatcactatatatataattctataTTTGGGGTACGAGCGAAGAATGTCGTTCCGAAGCATAGTTCGAGATGTGAGGGGTAGTTTCGGGAGCTTGTCTATGAGGAGTTTTGATGTTAGGCTCACTGGCCATCATAGAGGAAAATCTCATGGGTCTGTACAAGACTTGCATGACCAGCCTTTTGTTGTTCAAAGTAGTTGCTGGGCTAGCTTGCCCCCGGAATTATTATATGATGTCATTAAAAGACTCGAGGAGAGCGAGAGCACGTGGCCTGCTCGAAAGCATGTTGTTGCATGTGCTGCAGTATGCAGGTCTTGGAGGAGTATGTGCAAGGAAATTGTGAAGAGTCCAGAGTTCTGTGGCAAACTCACGTTTCCTGTGTCCTTGAAGCAGGTTAGTTTTGTTGTTTGTTTTCTATAGCAGATTGTCTCACTTTGGTGAACTAATCTATCACTCATCCATGATACATTTGTTTGAAGCAccataataatttttcttgttttcccTTCTTCATTGATCTTTCAGCCAGGACCACGTGATGGAATGGTTCAATGTTTTATCAAAAGAGATAAATCAAGTTTAACGTACCGCCTATTCCTTTGTCTCAGCCCTGGTAAGCCTTCCTCTGTATAGTGCTATCTATGACTATTTGGGTCAAACAGTTGATGTGATTGATACTATAGAATATAGATATAACTTAAAGAATGATCCTTACTTGATATAAATGTGACACTCTGCAAATGTTGATACCCGTTGTCTATGTTCATATTTTGCATCGATAAAAGGGGGAAGTATGTAATACTATTGTATGTGCAGTTGATATTTTGCAGCTTAGAATTTTATGTTATGTATTCAAATTTCAAGTTATGGATGTTATTATCTACTTAGCTAGGAATTAGGTGTTTGTTAATGCTTATTAATGGTGTTAAATGCTAATTTATGCATATATCGATAGTCATGATTTTGTTGACCggtgtcatgataccactcattccATAAGTTTAAGCTGATAGGAGGAGACGACATGAATGGTTATATTTCTAATAACCAACTAGCTAGTTTGATAGCACCTAttagttatattattttatgcctatattattttttatgaagtaCTACAAGTTTCATTGGGTTGTTGACCAGCTGGGATTATAAAAATGATCTTTTCTACAAATTGCATGTGAaactttttttaagttattaaatACTTTGTGGATTTAGATTATTCTGTTATGAGTATGGTATAAATTGTTTCTCTCTATCATTAGTTGCTATCATCAATCTGTCTGTCACTGCATAATATATGGTAATAAATCAGAATGTGATATTTCTAACCTTGTCCCATGATTTTTGTAGCTTTGCTAGTTGAAAATGGGAAATTCCTCCTTTCTGCCAAGAGGACGAGGAGAACAACTTACACAGAGTATGTCATTTCGATGGATGCTGGCAACATATCTAGATCAAGTAGCACTTACATTGGGAAGCTGAGGTGGGTTTACTGCTTGAAAATCTTTATTATTCTTGGCCATCATCTTCGATATTATAAGTTTATAACTATTAGAAGTACTATGCTCTAAGAGAAGAATGACAACTTCTAACTCCCAGAAGTATAAGTTGAAATTCATGATCATACAATCTGTAAGCTTAAATTGATCATAATGTATAAGCAAATATCACCATTTTGGGTTCTTCTTACCTtccattgttttatttttaaggaGAAAAATATCTGTTCTATTTTATGACTTTGTATTCTCACTTCTTTTAATTTGCAACACCAGATCGAACTTTCTTGGCACAAAATTCATCATATATGATACACAGCCTCCATACACTGGTGCCCATGTAGCAGCTCCAGGGGTTGGGAGAACAAGCCGGAGATTTTATTCCAAGAAGGTTTCACCCAAGGTCCCATCTGGGAGTTACAACATAGCTCAGGTGACATATGAATTGAATGTGCTTGGCACAAGAGGCCCCAGGAAGATGCATTGtgttatgcattcaataccaaTGTCAGCACTTGATGTGGGTGGCAGCGTTCCTGGTCAACCAGAGCTTCTTCCTCGCGCCTTAGAGGACTCATTCCGAAGCATCTCCTTTTCCAAGTCCCTAGATCGCTCTATCGAGTTCAGCAGTGCTCGATTCTCTGAGATTGGGGGATCCTCCAACGAAGACTTAGATGACAAGACAAGGCCCTTGGTCCTGAAAAACAAGCCTCCAAGATGGCATGAACAATTACAATGTTGGTGTCTTAATTTCCGGGGAAGGGTAACAGTTGCATCTGTAAAAAACTTTCAGCTCATTGCTGCAATGCCGCCACCTGCCGGTGTGCCAACGCCATCTCAGCCGGCTCCCCCGGAGCATGACAAGGTAATTCTGCAGTTCGGCAAAGTCGGAAAAGATATGTTCACAATGGATTATAGGTATCCACTATCTGCATTCCAGGCTTTTGCAATATGCTTGAGCAGCTTTGACACCAAATTGGCTTGTGAATAAATCTTGGAGCAGAGAACAGTGATCCTACCATCTCTTTGTATTTGTCAATTTATTTTGTTACCAGCTTCATCAGAATAGGCAATTACTATTGTATTAATCATTTTAACTGTAGCAAGTCCTTGATGTAACAATGTTTAAGaacatttttaacttttaatgtTGTTCTATGTATCCTTACTCAGTTCCAGCAATGTATCATGTAACAGATTTTAGGTGCTTATAATCACCATCATGCGGTGCTCAATTGTTTTCTTAAGaggttattacttattagtacCCCACAAAGCAAATTATTAGTACCGGAGCTCTGGTGAGTCATTTTCTGGCCATGTTGGTTGCAGTTGCAgctatcaattcaattcaattatgatTTGCTGCTAAGATGAGTTGGAACAGGTTGTGGATATATGTGGCTATTATCAGCTCTCAAATTTAATCAACTGAAATCATATATAATCCTTTCTAAGCACAGTTGCTATTATAATTTTATGCTTATATTGAGTTTATTAAAGGTTCAGCtgataatttatatttatttaaaatatatatataaggctgaAATTTTTGTGACAAATTTGTGGCTGGACTTCTTTATTACCAAAGGACTTCACCATCTACACTTTTCTTTATTAGATATTCAATGaacatttctccttttattTTGGTTCACGTGATATTCAAGGTAACAAGTAGTGATCTGTGTCAATTAAgtgttattattttctaatggCCTCTTTAGAAAACTATTAAATCattcatatgaatttttcaCGGAATAAATTAGATGGAAAGTTACCACACTAAAGGAAAAGAGATATTTGATCAATGCTTGCAAATTTCATTCTCATCGtacatttgatattttggagtgaTAAATTAGGCTTATTCGTCAtttacttaaattaaatttcatgAATGTGATGTGAAACTATAGTTGGCAAGAAGCTATGAACAATAACatggactaattaatttagaaaacaaaaaagaattaacTAATAATTGAATTTCTGAATTAACTAAATTGTCAAACGTTATATGACCCAATTAAAAATCTTGGAACTTCCAGTAAACAAAACGTTCAAAGTTTCAAACTACAGCATTCAATTAAAATCTATAtgctttaattatatttaatctaTTTGTTTGAGCAAGCAGTTgtcaatataaaatttttgatatccaaaaaagtacttgagtttattattggttatttttaataaaattacaataataatatttaaaaaaattccaaacaAAGTACAAAAATTCTGCaaagcataaaaaatataaacaaatgaATAGCACGTTTCCAAACAAAAATCCTCTTTTATTCTTAGTTTCTTacacacattttttttttaaatttatacctTAAAAAAATGTTGTCATGTCAGTTGTCTCGCCAATAATATTCTGATTTTACATTGCCCTCTTGTCTGTCCTTCTCTTCCCTTCAACTGGCGTGAACTGAACCAAAGCGAGGGGCTTTGGTCCTTCGCTAGGGTTTTGGAATTCGCCATTTTCCCTTTTCTGCAATTCTACGCTTCCTATGATCACCCTTTTCAATCCACAAGCCTCCCATGATCTTCTTTGCTTCCCGTCTACGCTTTTCAACTGCAAAGGTACTTCCTTTATTCCGCATGTTTTTTGAAAAGCTTTCTACATGCAGTTCATGCACTTGTCTTCTTTTTAACCTAACTGGATGATATTCTAAGAAATCTTTCTCTTATTGAAGATTTTCTGAATATGGGTTATGTGGgtatatgaaaattttgattttttgggCACTGGGTCAGATATAAAGGTCTGTTTTTCTAGTTGGGTTTTCGTAGCTATTGAATTTGTGTTGGTGTTTGGAGGTGATTAGTGTCGTGTGATTGAAAGCTgagatcttttcttttttggggTTTGATTCCATGATTGGAATTTGGTTGATCTGTTTATTCGGATCGATGTTTTGATAAGTATAACGATTTTGATTGGATTGAGGGAGAATTGTGTTGGACTGTTGAACAACTTACATTCTTTGAATTTAGTTCCTTTCGGGATACAAACGTTAATGCAGCTGTTTTTGATAGGTTATATGTGATCTCTTTGGTTCTGGTCCAGTGTATTGAGGTGTTTCAGAGGTTTCAGAGCAACTATGCCTTCAACAGATAATCAGAGCCCCTCATCGTCATTCTCCTCGTTTGGCCGCTCAATATTTGGTGTCAGGCAGGAACAGGTTCATTCTGTTGATGCAGGCCACGAATCCGACTCCTGTAACTTAGAGCTTGGATCATTCCAAAGGCGGGTTACAGATCGATTTCAGGACCTCTCTGGGGCGAGTAATGATGAATTGCTCTCAATTGATTGGGTTCAGAAGCTATTGGGTGTATTCATCTGCTGCCATGAGGAATTCAGGACTATTCTGTTGAATAATAAAGAGCAGGTTTCAAAACCCCCCTTAGATCGTTTGATTTCTGAATTCTTTGAGAAGTCAGTGAAGGCGCTTGATATTTGTAATGCAAGCCGTGATGGGGTTGAGAAGATTCGTACATGGCAAAAGCATCTGGATATTGTGCTTTCTGCCTTGGGTTCGAATAAGAGAGCATTGAATGAAGGCCAGTTCCGGAGGGCAAGAAAGGCACTGATGGATTTGGCATTGGCAATGCTCGAGGAGAAAGACTCTGGATCAGTTTTTTCGCAACGTAATAGATCTTTTGGGCGTCATAACTCGAGCAAGGATCAGCACTCGGCAGGGCATTCACGATCGCATTCATGGAGTGTCTCTCGATCATGGTCTGCTGCCAAGCAACTCCAGTCCATTGCAAGCAACCTTGTTCCACCCCGTGGGAATGAGATTTCTGCTACAAGAGGACTTGCAGTTCCTGTTTATACAATGAATTGTATTCTCTTGTTTGTTTTGTGGACCCTTGTTGCAGCAATTCCCTGCCAGGACAGGGGTCTAAACATTCACTTTTCAGTCTCACGGCAATTTTCTTGGAGCGTGCCGGTTAACACCCTTTATGAACGGATCATGGAGGAGTCAAAGAAGTGAGATCACCGGAACTCAAATGGATTGTTGAAGGAGATATATCGAGTTGAGCTATGTACCCGTCACTTGACAGACTTGGTGGATTCACCTCAGTTTTCCTTGACAGAGGATCAGGAAATGGAAATTGAACAGGACATGAAGGAGCTCACTCATGTTTGTGAAGCTTTTAGAGTTGGACTGGATCCACTGGAGCGCCAAGTGAGGGAGGCATTCCGGAAGATTATGACGTGCCGAACTGAGGGTCTTGATTACCTTGGCTCATCCAGCTATGCAGATCAATGAAAATGTTGGATTGTTGAGCTTACCAGATGTACAAATTTGCGGAACATGTATATTTTTACATCATACCAGCTTTTTGGGGAGGAGGAAGAATGAGTAGACGAGCTTAGTTGATAAATCATTTAGCTTCCTTGTTTtgcattgtatttatatatCTGTACTTTGTATAAGAAAACATAATCacttcataaatattttatggttCGGTGGCTTAAgagatatatttatatatagcaAGTATTTTCTCACACTTATGTGAGTAAATTTCTAATGCCGAAGGTTCTGTCTGAATGATTTCCTGTTGCTAAGGTTTGGGTTAAAGTTATTAAATAGGGTTTAAAAATTTCATTTGAATGCCTGTATTATGTAAGTTGCATGTTATGTTTCTATTCTCAATGAACTGAATGTGTTGCTTATTCATAAGAAGAATGTATGATGCCTTAAAGTAACATCGCTCGTGTTTGTGAAAATGGAGACAGCCGATAGATTAAATAGAATTTATTCTGTGTTCCAGTGAGGCATGACACATGTGCATTGTGCAATGTGTTCTCTTTTCAGAAGAAAATTTCTTTCAACAAAATGTTATTATCATTTGTCCAAACACCTGAAACGTATAACAAACTGACaatttattatttgagtttaattttgatgtattagtACATTTAcacattcatccaatcatgtCTGTTTTATTGGAGGGTCATTTAAGCTAATTAGATTCATCCAATCATGTCTGTTTTATTGGAGGGTCATTTAAGCTAATTAGATGCACAgtgcattaaaatttaaattcttattatttaaataaattgctTGTGTTCATGATTTGTTCTAATCTTGTCTAGACTCATGAACATTTTTTGTTACTATGTATATTTCTATATTAAGTTTGTCTCACTATTACAACTATGCCAGAAATACTAGATTTCTATAATTATCTAATAATGGAGACAGCTTCATTTGGCTCATTGGAAAACTCACTACACAAAGCAACAAAACGCATTAGCCACTTCAGATATACATGTATAAAGAAGAGACAACAGAACCAAACCATGGACAAGATCATAACAACTGCCACCAGAAcagttaacaaaaataacactgCTTAACAAGGAAGGGTTAATAAACTTTGTGTGTACAACATTATCTCTAGTTTTCTAAGCCTGCAGCAGATCTaacaatattatatatacttGTCAGATATGATACAATGCacattgtttttgttctttgtaATTGTACATGCCTGAGTTAATTTACATTATTCTGCCCTTGCATAAATGCAAAAGCTCAGGTCCTTTAGCAGAATACAGGGAACACTAGTTAGCAAAAAAGGCTATATTCCCCTTCCATGCAAGGCCTGTTGCTCCACACATGCCACAAGATTCCCCATGTAAGCAAAATGTGGGCACATTTTTTGGAGGATCACGATTCAGACCGCGAGAATCAAGCCGGATGCCATGGAGTTTTGACATTTGACGGACTTGAATTCAGCATCTCTTAGCTGTTTCAATTACACTGCTCCGAAAGCCTTCGGTCGACCTATCTGTTTTGCTAAAATGACAAAATGGCCTGAATTATGGAAATTCAGTTGTTTACTATCTGAACAGCTCTGGGAAAGACCACATTATGAACTTGGCGAAAATGTCGGACTCCAAGAACTCAATATGTGCAGTGCGTCCAATAAGTGTGTTTAAGTTTCTGCCATAGCAAGCCGTGTTGAAGTTGACATCACATCGGATTACCACACGATGGTCAGAGTCACTTTGGATTTGGCCCAACAAATTATTTAGCATCTCATGGAAGATTTTCCCTCTTTTAGAGGAATCCAAGGAAGCCGCTGAACTCGGTTCAATTCTGGCAGAATGATACGGAACATAACCATCCTGAAATGTAATGAGCATGGgaattatatatcatttgaaataataaaagaaaagagtagGTAGATATAATAGTAGACACTAAACATTAAGGATATGCAGAATAGAAAACTTAATTTTGAACGTTAAACTCTCAAACAAATCCTATCATTTCCATGGGACATGAatcaagaaaaacacccaaaaaaaaaaaacgcatGCTCATGCAGAAAAGCGGATGGAGCGGCAAAATAGTCATGTTATCAATATTAGTATGAATCCCAAACAATTTAAGTTTTCCATCAAGTACATCTCTATTTATCCATTTTTCTATGACAATAAGTTACACAAACTTACAATCTTAAATCATATCTTCACTCTTCAGGAATAGCCCAGTATGTAAATTGTTAATACAAGGTAATTCAAACTAATGTTAGGAAAGTTAAGATCTGTCAACATACAATCTATGATAATTCTGATCATAAGCTTATAAGGGAGGTTACCTGAGGAGAGGAGAAAAGAATTACATTCTGGAAGTTTTCCAGTGTCTTCTCCTGTAGACAAAAATGACAGTATTTTACATTTGCAGCCAAAGGTAAAATATACAACTTACTTTCCTATGTTCCCTTCATTAAAATACATCAATGACATTCAACAAAAACATATAGCAAACACCGTGTTATCATTACTTCTAAATGCTAAGACTGCGGGAAAGGTGATCTGGATAGAGGGAAAGGTGTAGGAGTAGGACAACATATAAGAAGAGTAAATTTGGCACCTAATACCTTGGAAAGATTGTATATGAAAGTATTCTCAAGATCAGGGTCATCTGTAAAAGTTAGTTGATGAATGCATTGTGTACCCTTCAGCTTCTTCAATAGCCATAGTCCTGAATTGAATAAAGAGTTTGAACTATACATATAACCCAAGTGTGGACCAGATATGGAGACATATGTATGTAAGTACATCAGATATGGCTCCATGATGCTTTCTGTTTTTTTGGGGGTGGGGAGAAAGAAAGAAGTCAGTTTCACCACTTTAAATTTCATTAGTAGTATCTTTTAAAATTGACAATAAATACCAGCGAGGGCAGTTCGGATAATGAGGTTTCCAATAGAATGACCAACAAAGCTAAGCTTGATATCAGTTAAGATGGCATTTCTTGAAACTTTATCCATCTTCTTTTTAAGGAAGGTGATCACTTCATGGGCAAGCCTTGACCCCATTTCTCTGAAGTCTCCAGATGTTTTGTCTTCATTTGCCTCTGACATGAGAAAATGTATTTTGGGATCTATTAAAAGCCACTGGTTCCGAACAAGCCGTAAATCCAGATGATTTCCCTGTAATATTTGAGTAACAAAGTGCATGCTTAGTCACATGTCACAATGATGGAACAAGATGGAAAACAATAAACTGCTGAGTAAAAACCTATGTATTAAAGCAAGAATCCCAATAACTTATGTACGAAATTTATGTCAAAATCATCAGAAATAAACCAAATTatgcaaaaataaaagaaaaatcaacgAACTAACAAAAGTAATACATATACAAAGataaatataacttttattAGAACAACTTTTATAGGGCAGTCACCAAGGGCAAGTGAAATTTCTTAAAGGAAGAATCATGGATACATCCAATTGTAGCCACATTCTAATAATGGGTAGGACCTTCAACCAAGCTATGAGACTAGA
The genomic region above belongs to Arachis duranensis cultivar V14167 chromosome 3, aradu.V14167.gnm2.J7QH, whole genome shotgun sequence and contains:
- the LOC107481733 gene encoding tubby-like F-box protein 8, which codes for MSFRSIVRDVRGSFGSLSMRSFDVRLTGHHRGKSHGSVQDLHDQPFVVQSSCWASLPPELLYDVIKRLEESESTWPARKHVVACAAVCRSWRSMCKEIVKSPEFCGKLTFPVSLKQPGPRDGMVQCFIKRDKSSLTYRLFLCLSPALLVENGKFLLSAKRTRRTTYTEYVISMDAGNISRSSSTYIGKLRSNFLGTKFIIYDTQPPYTGAHVAAPGVGRTSRRFYSKKVSPKVPSGSYNIAQVTYELNVLGTRGPRKMHCVMHSIPMSALDVGGSVPGQPELLPRALEDSFRSISFSKSLDRSIEFSSARFSEIGGSSNEDLDDKTRPLVLKNKPPRWHEQLQCWCLNFRGRVTVASVKNFQLIAAMPPPAGVPTPSQPAPPEHDKVILQFGKVGKDMFTMDYRYPLSAFQAFAICLSSFDTKLACE